One Mus musculus strain C57BL/6J chromosome X, GRCm38.p6 C57BL/6J DNA window includes the following coding sequences:
- the Zcchc13 gene encoding zinc finger CCHC domain-containing protein 13, whose translation MSSKSCFKCGHSGHWARECPKGGTRGRTARGRTRGPQCSTANQSDVCYRCGETGHYAKDCDLLQDTCYNCGRRGHIAKDCTQAKREREQCCYICSQPGHLARDCNRQEEQKCYTCGEFGHIQKDCTQIKCYRCGENGHMAVNCSKTSEVSCYRCGESGHLARECPIEATA comes from the coding sequence ATGAGCAGTAAAAGTTGCTTCAAGTGTGGACACTCTGGCCACTGGGCCCGGGAGTGTCCTAAGGGAGGAACCCGAGGGCGAACAGCAAGAGGTCGTACCAGAGGTCCCCAGTGCAGCACCGCCAACCAGTCCGATGTTTGTTATCGCTGTGGTGAAACTGGTCACTACGCCAAGGACTGTGATCTTCTCCAGGATACCTGCTACAACTGCGGGAGAAGAGGACACATAGCTAAGGACTGTACCCAGGCTAAACGAGAGAGGGAGCAGTGCTGTTACATCTGCAGTCAGCCTGGTCATCTGGCTCGGGACTGCAACCGGCAAGAAGAACAGAAATGCTACACTTGTGGTGAATTTGGGCACATCCAGAAAGATTGTACCCAAATTAAGTGCTACAGATGTGGTGAGAATGGCCACATGGCGGTGAACTGCAGCAAGACGAGCGAAGTCAGCTGCTACCGCTGTGGAGAGTCTGGACATCTGGCTCGGGAATGCCCCATTGAGGCTACCGCTTAG